The nucleotide sequence GATGCCGGCTGCCAGGTTCGTATCAGCGCCGTCGCATCATGGGAGTTACCTTACGCGTCCTCCCCGCCCCACGCATGAACCAGCGCACAGTTCGCGATCTGCAGATCGCTGGTTGTCGCCGCCGCCGCCGGGGCGCGCCCGAGGTCGTGGGACTTGCCCTCGTGTCGAGTTAACCTCCCGCCCATGAACGCAACCTTGTCCGCCGACGCCGCCCTGGGCGTCTTGCGTGATCTACTGGAAAACGCCCACTCACCCCCCATGGTTCTCACGGGGGCGGGGTGTAGCACCCAAGCGGGTATTCCCGCCTACCGCGACCGACGGGGGGAGTGGGCCCACCCTCAGCCGATCCAGTTCGCCCAGTTCCGCCGCTCGGAGGCGTCGCGCCGGCGCTACTGGGCTCGCAGCTTCACCGGCTGGCCACGCTTTCACGCAGCGCGCCCCACGCCTGCCCATCAAGCACTCGCCTGGTTGGCGGAGCGAGGGCGGGTCGTCCCACTGGTCACTCAAAACGTCGATCGCCTCCATTCGCGTGCTGGTGCTGAGGAGGTGGTCGATTTGCACGGTCGGCTCGACCGGGTCCGCTGCCTCGACTGCGGGATCGAAATGCATAGAGCTACCTTGCAGACGCACCTCGAGGCGCTGAACGGCACCTGGTCGGACTCGGTTGTCCGCGACGGTGCGACGCACCGCCCGGATGGTGATCGGGACGTGAGCGACGAGGCGGTCGCCCGCTTTCGCTACATCGACTGTGAACGTTGCGGCGGCATCCTCAAGCCGGATGTCGTATTTTTCGGTGAGAACGTCCCGGCCGAGCGCCTGGCCACGGCACGGGAGCGCCTGGCGAACGCCGGGGGGCTGCTCGTGGTGGGGTCATCGCTGATGGTATTGTCCGGCTATCGATTCGTGCGCGAGGCCCTCGCCGCACGAAAGCCCGTGCTGATACTCACTCAGGGGCGGACCCGGGCAGACGACGATGGAGTGGTCAAACTCGATCACGAGTGTGGCGAGCTGTTGAGCGCTCTGGTGCGAGAGCTCGGGGGCGGCTCTTCCGCGCCTGCCGGCCGCTGACGCCTATTGAGCCGTCGTCGTTGAGTCGTCCTGCTCAGGCTCCTTTTTATGCGCTCGTTCGCGCAGGGACGCGAGGACCGCCGTTACCAACCCGAGTAGCAGCTCGTCGGCGAAGGGAACTACGTCCGGCACCAACACGTCGATGATGAACAGGGCGGCGGTCACCGCCAGCAGTTTTGGAAACTTGAGACGCGATGCATAGCCAGT is from Pseudomonadota bacterium and encodes:
- a CDS encoding NAD-dependent protein deacetylase, whose protein sequence is MNATLSADAALGVLRDLLENAHSPPMVLTGAGCSTQAGIPAYRDRRGEWAHPQPIQFAQFRRSEASRRRYWARSFTGWPRFHAARPTPAHQALAWLAERGRVVPLVTQNVDRLHSRAGAEEVVDLHGRLDRVRCLDCGIEMHRATLQTHLEALNGTWSDSVVRDGATHRPDGDRDVSDEAVARFRYIDCERCGGILKPDVVFFGENVPAERLATARERLANAGGLLVVGSSLMVLSGYRFVREALAARKPVLILTQGRTRADDDGVVKLDHECGELLSALVRELGGGSSAPAGR
- a CDS encoding DUF6116 family protein, which gives rise to MAVTNPVSWLTGYASRLKFPKLLAVTAALFIIDVLVPDVVPFADELLLGLVTAVLASLRERAHKKEPEQDDSTTTAQ